Proteins encoded together in one Catellatospora citrea window:
- a CDS encoding LamG domain-containing protein — MMRRLFFYFCAAALLLPALPATAAPAAPPAACAEQPTAPEAAQAAALAAACDRPVEIEAARTEYAEVYADPSGTRTVVSSLVPQRARTLDGRWGSVDPTLVRTGQELAPAAIAAQVRFSTGGSGPFVTMRRDGHTFSLSWPTALPAPVVTGDSAVYREVLPGADLVVRATAEGFVHLLRVRTRQAAADPRVRDARYVVGGDAVLEHTPDGGLRARVGELQVAAAQAPVMWDTPAVGRSGRELALIGLGREPPRRVAAVTGRVSGRQLLLSPDRALLDDPAARFPIEIDPLFISGVGQWAYASEDNQNGNTMDSKIAAGDPNPAAVALRVGNDPDSTHQYRTFLRFTVSEARGRQILSAKIAGRVDHTWKCGENRSNYFYRTDGISATPRQGWPGPALRVKLGSNSVHANEADCGEPNMPFEVTSGTLIGDLQAFADGGQDYYYVGVAAAEDLLGTNDRHTERYMRYFLNDFKLHVTYNTRPNKPDNLTVDGKACATGANRPFVKTLTPTLRAHVTDNDGDTMQVWYAYAQWNGTSFTDLAGGYQDGLPNGGTSLLTTQPLTDGGVYTFRAQSNDSPSHTPSLASEVTGVPGSCEWQVDVTPPAVPTVTGDVYKEGPTGCAGGACGGVGKTGRFTFSSSADTKHFLWGFTSPPTTVATPQAVGGSVSVDVTPTSSGPRTLYVRAVDRAGNESNRIYQFYVAAQSTALGRWRLDEPAGSTVLVDDTGQGRDATLTGGTLGVRGRIAPGNDGARRTALRLDGIDDVAATTGPVLADTSQSFSVAAWVNLRVNTASSTAVAQVGAHNGAFLLEYSQAWNVWKMTAPSTDAANPAAWPGPISTSTPRLNVWTHLAGVYDATTREMRLYVNGALEGTATGVTVWDADGPLHIGQGMPGTAFAGSIAEVEVWERVISATEVSELADPVRNALVARWDMSDVGPGPTYDASALAHDLDFFPQPGGPQIPPAGAGHTGTGMLLDGVDDHALTAEPVLRTDQSFTVSAWAYLPAGVTGDRAVFCQQGVQSCGIGLRFDAAAGRWQAVYGAPDGQSGSGVRVQSTAAPARDAWTQLVAVYDAQRAELRLYVNGTLQGAAAVTSPWSADGPVNLGRMWSLGAASNHWQGSVDEIRVYQGVIADLSRIP; from the coding sequence ATGATGCGTCGTCTGTTCTTTTACTTCTGCGCCGCGGCGCTGCTGCTGCCGGCCCTGCCGGCGACGGCCGCGCCGGCCGCGCCACCGGCCGCCTGTGCCGAGCAGCCGACGGCACCGGAGGCGGCGCAGGCGGCCGCGCTCGCCGCCGCCTGCGACCGGCCGGTGGAGATCGAGGCGGCGCGCACCGAGTACGCCGAGGTGTACGCCGACCCGTCCGGCACCCGTACCGTCGTCAGCTCGCTGGTGCCGCAGCGTGCCCGCACGCTGGACGGCAGGTGGGGCAGCGTCGACCCGACACTGGTCCGGACCGGGCAGGAGCTGGCACCCGCGGCGATCGCCGCGCAGGTGCGCTTCTCCACGGGGGGATCCGGGCCGTTCGTGACGATGCGCCGCGACGGGCACACGTTCTCGCTGTCCTGGCCCACGGCGCTGCCCGCGCCGGTGGTGACCGGTGACAGCGCCGTCTACCGGGAGGTGCTGCCGGGAGCCGACCTGGTGGTCCGCGCGACCGCGGAAGGTTTCGTGCACCTGCTGCGGGTGCGCACCCGGCAGGCGGCCGCCGACCCGCGCGTGCGGGACGCGCGGTACGTCGTCGGCGGGGACGCGGTGCTGGAGCACACCCCGGACGGGGGCCTGCGCGCCCGGGTGGGGGAGTTGCAGGTCGCCGCGGCGCAGGCGCCCGTCATGTGGGACACGCCGGCGGTCGGACGCAGCGGCCGGGAGTTGGCGCTGATCGGCCTGGGCCGGGAGCCGCCGCGCCGTGTCGCGGCGGTGACCGGCCGGGTCTCCGGGCGGCAGCTGCTGCTGTCACCGGACCGGGCGCTGCTCGACGATCCGGCGGCGCGGTTCCCGATCGAGATCGATCCGCTGTTCATCTCCGGCGTGGGGCAGTGGGCGTACGCGTCGGAGGACAATCAGAACGGCAACACCATGGACTCGAAGATCGCGGCCGGTGACCCGAACCCGGCGGCGGTCGCGCTGCGGGTCGGCAACGACCCTGACTCGACCCACCAGTACCGCACGTTCCTGCGGTTCACCGTCAGCGAGGCCAGGGGCCGGCAGATCCTGTCGGCGAAGATCGCCGGGCGGGTGGACCACACCTGGAAGTGCGGCGAGAACCGGTCGAACTACTTCTACCGCACCGACGGCATCTCCGCGACGCCGCGCCAGGGGTGGCCCGGTCCGGCGCTGCGGGTCAAGCTCGGCAGCAACAGCGTGCACGCCAACGAGGCCGACTGCGGCGAGCCCAACATGCCGTTCGAGGTGACCAGCGGCACCCTGATCGGCGACCTGCAGGCCTTCGCCGACGGCGGCCAGGACTACTACTACGTCGGCGTGGCCGCGGCCGAGGACCTGCTGGGCACCAACGACCGGCACACCGAGCGCTACATGCGCTACTTCCTCAACGACTTCAAGCTGCACGTCACGTACAACACCCGGCCCAACAAGCCGGACAACCTGACCGTGGACGGCAAGGCCTGCGCGACCGGCGCGAACCGGCCCTTCGTCAAGACGCTGACGCCGACGCTGCGCGCCCACGTCACCGACAACGACGGCGACACCATGCAGGTCTGGTACGCCTACGCGCAGTGGAACGGCACGTCGTTCACCGACCTGGCCGGCGGCTACCAGGACGGGCTGCCCAACGGCGGCACGTCGCTGCTGACCACGCAGCCGCTGACCGACGGCGGCGTGTACACGTTCCGGGCGCAGTCCAACGACTCCCCGTCGCACACGCCGTCGCTGGCCTCCGAGGTCACCGGCGTGCCCGGCAGCTGCGAGTGGCAGGTGGACGTGACCCCGCCCGCCGTGCCGACGGTCACCGGTGACGTCTACAAGGAAGGCCCGACCGGTTGTGCCGGCGGGGCCTGCGGCGGGGTGGGCAAGACCGGGCGGTTCACGTTCAGCAGCTCGGCCGACACCAAGCACTTCCTGTGGGGCTTCACCTCCCCGCCGACGACGGTCGCGACGCCGCAGGCCGTGGGCGGCAGCGTGAGCGTGGACGTGACCCCGACCTCGTCGGGACCGCGCACCCTGTACGTGCGGGCGGTGGACCGGGCGGGCAACGAGTCGAACCGGATCTACCAGTTCTACGTCGCCGCGCAGAGCACGGCACTGGGCCGGTGGCGGCTGGACGAGCCGGCCGGCAGCACCGTGCTCGTCGACGACACCGGGCAGGGTCGTGACGCGACGCTCACCGGTGGCACGCTCGGCGTGCGCGGCCGGATCGCGCCCGGCAACGACGGCGCCCGGCGCACCGCGCTGCGCCTGGACGGCATCGACGACGTGGCGGCCACCACCGGACCGGTGCTGGCCGACACCAGCCAGAGTTTCAGCGTCGCGGCCTGGGTGAACCTGCGCGTCAACACCGCCAGCAGCACCGCGGTGGCGCAGGTCGGCGCGCACAACGGGGCCTTCCTGCTGGAGTACTCCCAGGCGTGGAACGTGTGGAAGATGACCGCGCCGAGCACGGACGCCGCCAACCCGGCGGCCTGGCCCGGTCCGATCTCGACCAGCACGCCGCGGCTGAACGTGTGGACACACCTGGCCGGGGTCTACGACGCGACGACCCGGGAGATGCGCCTGTACGTCAACGGGGCGCTGGAGGGCACGGCCACGGGTGTGACCGTGTGGGACGCCGACGGGCCGCTGCACATCGGGCAGGGCATGCCGGGCACGGCGTTCGCGGGCAGCATCGCGGAGGTCGAGGTCTGGGAACGGGTCATCAGCGCGACCGAGGTGTCCGAGCTGGCCGACCCGGTGCGCAACGCGCTGGTGGCCCGCTGGGACATGTCCGACGTCGGGCCCGGCCCGACCTACGACGCCTCTGCGCTGGCCCACGACCTGGACTTCTTCCCGCAGCCGGGGGGCCCGCAGATCCCGCCCGCGGGGGCCGGGCACACCGGCACCGGGATGCTCCTGGACGGGGTGGACGACCACGCGCTGACCGCCGAGCCGGTGCTGCGTACCGACCAGTCGTTCACCGTGTCCGCCTGGGCGTACCTGCCCGCCGGGGTGACCGGCGACCGGGCCGTGTTCTGCCAGCAGGGCGTGCAGTCGTGCGGCATCGGCCTGCGGTTCGACGCGGCCGCCGGCCGCTGGCAGGCCGTCTACGGCGCGCCGGACGGCCAGTCCGGCTCGGGCGTGCGCGTGCAGTCCACGGCCGCGCCCGCCCGGGACGCGTGGACGCAACTCGTCGCGGTGTACGACGCGCAGCGGGCCGAACTGCGCCTGTACGTCAACGGCACGCTGCAGGGCGCCGCCGCGGTGACCAGCCCATGGAGCGCCGACGGCCCGGTGAACCTCGGCCGCATGTGGTCGCTGGGCGCCGCAAGCAACCACTGGCAGGGCAGCGTCGACGAGATCCGCGTGTACCAGGGCGTCATCGCCGACCTGAGCCGCATCCCCTGA
- a CDS encoding COG1470 family protein gives MTDNPAPSRGSKPRRSGLRGRVLAAVSAAAVMLAGLVPASPAQAAPDPYPFPLPTFSHPDSPHSPLFHDRGDTLIPLLVVYATFNDLTTNVTENDIRDRYFPIFQFGTVADYFITHDLGILVPAVESFGTADNGVVVVDLGASGPGIAQDATQRRRRMMDLADPFVDFARYDTDKDGSVEDTELAVATIFTSGPANENCGQTLGVAAGAKLDGKTIAFRTADSATGTNEITIAHELMHQLYDLYDHYGYGVGSWDIAGPTCDGPDLWFEPNLFTKLHLGGQKPAVITRDGYHTPSDLSIATTYLIYDYERGTDDYFLVETRNPRPGTYDEDVPDSGVVIFRVDERNVRSPQETVRGVELMRPDGTRSPGCIDEDVDGRNDEDPADSMDNDGDGRTDEDVPENPVTCDGGNDTDAWDPTDNRTPQRTMDRPWADGTPAKVAVRAIGRPFFADTAGNVYYNQVYFDVRGPGVLVDPADALGNAPRPRLVLGSTTDLTYTVRNTGETTDTFDFTELVSSTWTATTQRLTLAPQQQTTVTIRVTVPADERVGPHSLFARGRSTTDSDVRTDYQFLADVVRRPLTLHYTGATAVDYSDTAALSAVVRDGITNDPVAGKQVTFTVAGQELTATSGTDGVATVSWPADRAPGSYPVQVRAPESGPHEAASTGATLTVEPENVTVAVGGSLNQPAGTGQLTLQATQEADGRPGDLTRLAARVTLTPTLTGTTRTYDTTFDATGRATVTLGAPADLWRARIEVRGDYFTGPAADAELVLFDPDGSVQGTGRGDDQNGDRVRLTSSLSYQGNTPRGSLRFDEGARTFTAGTVRWLVVAGDRAVFEATGQFGGVPAVLRGTAADAGNPGRDGDAFSVRITAAAGGSLLYESGQVELDNGNLKVG, from the coding sequence TTGACCGACAACCCGGCCCCGTCCAGGGGCTCCAAGCCGCGCCGCAGCGGCCTACGCGGCCGCGTGCTGGCCGCCGTGTCCGCCGCCGCCGTCATGCTCGCCGGGCTCGTCCCGGCGAGCCCGGCCCAGGCCGCCCCCGATCCGTACCCGTTCCCCCTGCCGACCTTCAGCCACCCGGACAGCCCGCACTCGCCGCTGTTCCACGACCGCGGCGACACGCTCATCCCGCTGCTGGTGGTCTACGCGACGTTCAACGACCTGACCACGAACGTCACCGAGAACGACATCCGCGACCGCTACTTCCCGATCTTCCAGTTCGGCACGGTCGCGGACTACTTCATCACGCACGACCTGGGCATCCTCGTCCCCGCCGTCGAGTCGTTCGGCACCGCGGACAACGGCGTCGTCGTCGTCGACCTGGGTGCGTCCGGCCCCGGCATCGCGCAGGACGCCACCCAGCGCCGCCGCCGCATGATGGACCTCGCCGACCCGTTCGTCGACTTCGCCCGCTACGACACCGACAAGGACGGGTCGGTCGAGGACACCGAACTCGCCGTGGCCACGATCTTCACCTCGGGGCCGGCCAACGAGAACTGCGGGCAGACCCTGGGGGTCGCCGCCGGTGCCAAGCTCGACGGCAAGACCATCGCGTTCCGCACCGCCGACAGCGCCACCGGCACCAACGAGATCACGATCGCGCACGAGCTCATGCACCAGCTCTACGACCTGTACGACCACTACGGCTACGGCGTGGGCAGCTGGGACATCGCGGGGCCGACCTGCGACGGGCCGGACCTGTGGTTCGAGCCGAACCTGTTCACGAAGCTGCACCTGGGCGGCCAGAAACCCGCCGTCATCACCAGGGACGGCTATCACACCCCCTCCGACCTGTCCATCGCCACCACTTACCTGATCTACGACTACGAACGCGGCACCGACGACTACTTCCTCGTCGAGACCCGCAACCCCCGGCCGGGCACCTACGACGAGGACGTGCCCGACAGCGGCGTGGTCATCTTCCGCGTCGACGAGCGCAACGTACGCAGCCCGCAGGAGACCGTCCGCGGCGTCGAGCTGATGCGCCCCGACGGCACCCGCTCACCGGGCTGCATCGACGAGGACGTCGACGGCCGCAACGACGAGGACCCGGCGGACAGCATGGACAACGACGGGGACGGCCGCACCGACGAGGACGTGCCCGAGAACCCCGTCACCTGCGACGGCGGCAACGACACCGACGCGTGGGACCCGACCGACAACCGCACGCCGCAGCGGACCATGGACCGGCCGTGGGCCGACGGCACCCCGGCCAAGGTCGCGGTGCGGGCCATCGGCCGCCCGTTCTTCGCCGACACCGCCGGCAACGTCTACTACAACCAGGTCTACTTCGACGTACGCGGCCCCGGCGTCCTCGTCGACCCCGCCGACGCGCTGGGCAACGCCCCGCGCCCGAGGCTCGTGCTGGGCAGCACCACCGACCTGACCTACACCGTCCGCAACACCGGCGAGACGACCGACACGTTCGACTTCACCGAGCTGGTGTCCTCCACCTGGACGGCGACCACGCAGCGGCTGACCCTGGCCCCGCAGCAGCAGACGACCGTCACCATCCGGGTCACCGTGCCCGCCGACGAGCGCGTCGGGCCGCACAGCCTGTTCGCCCGGGGTCGCAGCACCACCGACAGCGACGTCCGCACCGACTACCAGTTCCTGGCCGACGTCGTACGGCGGCCGCTGACGCTGCACTACACCGGCGCCACGGCCGTGGACTACTCGGACACCGCAGCCCTGTCGGCCGTCGTGCGCGACGGCATCACCAACGACCCGGTGGCCGGCAAGCAGGTCACCTTCACCGTCGCCGGGCAGGAGCTGACAGCCACCAGCGGCACCGACGGCGTCGCCACCGTCAGCTGGCCCGCCGACCGGGCGCCGGGCTCCTACCCGGTGCAGGTGCGCGCACCCGAGAGCGGCCCGCACGAGGCGGCCTCGACCGGCGCGACACTGACCGTCGAACCCGAGAACGTCACCGTCGCGGTCGGCGGCAGCCTCAACCAGCCCGCGGGGACCGGGCAGCTGACCCTCCAGGCGACCCAGGAGGCCGACGGCCGGCCCGGCGATCTCACCAGGCTCGCCGCGCGGGTCACCCTGACCCCGACGCTGACGGGCACCACCAGGACGTACGACACGACGTTCGACGCGACCGGCCGCGCCACCGTGACCCTCGGCGCCCCGGCCGACCTGTGGCGCGCCCGCATCGAGGTGCGCGGCGACTACTTCACCGGCCCTGCCGCCGACGCCGAACTCGTGCTGTTCGACCCCGACGGCAGCGTGCAGGGCACCGGCCGCGGCGACGACCAGAACGGCGACCGCGTACGGCTCACCTCGTCACTGAGCTACCAGGGCAATACGCCGCGGGGCTCGCTGCGCTTCGACGAGGGCGCGCGCACGTTCACGGCCGGCACGGTGCGGTGGCTGGTCGTCGCCGGCGACCGGGCCGTGTTCGAGGCCACCGGGCAGTTCGGCGGCGTGCCCGCCGTGCTGCGCGGCACCGCCGCCGACGCGGGCAACCCCGGCCGGGACGGTGACGCCTTCTCGGTGCGCATCACGGCGGCCGCGGGCGGCTCGTTGCTGTACGAGTCGGGCCAGGTCGAACTCGACAACGGCAACCTGAAAGTCGGGTAG
- a CDS encoding alpha/beta fold hydrolase: MRLSFRRGLAYAAVAIGALTLSGVGIGTAQASTSHVVDAHHSRPAPAKPTVVLVHGAWADASSWSGEVSRLQHDGYPVVVAPNPLRGLSSDADYLRSFLGGITGPVILVGHSYGGAVITNAATGNANVKALVYVDAYIPDADQSVAELTSADSVLAPAGTNPASVFKLLPYPGAPAGIYDTYLLPDVFAAALGGGLSKSQIAVLAASQSPTSLVALGEHSGAPAWASIPSWALIGTQDKLITPATQLSMATHAKAHVVKVDAGHLSLVTAPDAVTKLIETAARATA; encoded by the coding sequence ATGAGACTGTCCTTCCGCCGCGGCCTCGCCTACGCAGCCGTGGCCATCGGCGCCCTCACCCTGAGCGGTGTCGGCATCGGCACCGCGCAGGCCTCGACGAGCCACGTCGTGGACGCCCACCATTCGCGTCCCGCGCCGGCCAAACCGACCGTCGTGCTCGTGCACGGAGCGTGGGCCGACGCGTCCAGCTGGTCGGGCGAGGTGAGCCGGCTGCAGCACGACGGTTACCCGGTGGTCGTCGCGCCGAACCCGCTGCGCGGCCTGTCCAGCGACGCCGACTACCTGCGCTCGTTCCTCGGCGGGATCACCGGGCCGGTCATCCTTGTCGGACATTCGTACGGCGGCGCGGTCATCACCAACGCGGCCACCGGCAATGCCAACGTCAAGGCGCTGGTCTATGTGGACGCCTACATCCCCGACGCCGACCAGAGCGTGGCCGAGCTCACCAGCGCCGATTCCGTGCTCGCACCCGCCGGGACCAACCCCGCGTCGGTGTTCAAACTCCTCCCGTACCCGGGTGCCCCGGCCGGCATCTACGACACCTACCTGCTGCCGGACGTGTTCGCAGCGGCGCTGGGCGGCGGCCTGTCGAAGTCGCAGATCGCGGTGCTCGCCGCATCGCAGAGCCCGACCTCGCTGGTCGCGCTGGGCGAGCACTCCGGCGCACCGGCGTGGGCGTCGATCCCGTCCTGGGCCCTCATCGGCACCCAGGACAAGCTGATCACCCCGGCGACGCAGCTGTCGATGGCCACGCACGCGAAAGCACACGTGGTGAAGGTCGACGCCGGCCACCTGTCCCTCGTCACGGCGCCGGACGCGGTCACCAAGCTGATCGAGACCGCCGCCCGCGCGACGGCCTGA
- a CDS encoding alpha/beta fold hydrolase, which yields MPHLTVGTEDADRIEIYYEDHGTGTPVVLSHGYPLSGRAWERQVPALLAAGYRVITYDRRGWGESSRPATGYDYDTFAGDLNLLLTELDVRDAILVGHSMGSGDVTRYLGRHGTGRVAKAVLLSPIPPFLLRTDDNPEGAPQSLFDGFLQAARADREVWLQQFLEKFYNLDVYGGTLVSDEAFQASLNVAVAGSPVAAVACIPTWLTDFREDLSKIDVPVLVIQGDQDRILPLAVTGQRLPAFLGDTRLLVIEGGPHAIAWTHADQVNAALLDFFQQ from the coding sequence ATGCCCCATCTCACCGTTGGCACAGAAGACGCCGACCGGATCGAAATCTACTACGAGGACCACGGCACCGGGACGCCGGTGGTGCTCAGCCACGGCTACCCGCTCAGCGGGCGGGCCTGGGAGAGGCAGGTCCCCGCACTACTCGCCGCAGGTTACCGCGTCATCACGTACGACCGGCGGGGCTGGGGCGAGTCAAGCCGGCCCGCGACCGGGTACGACTACGACACGTTCGCCGGCGATCTGAACCTGTTGCTCACCGAACTGGACGTACGCGACGCCATCCTCGTCGGTCACTCGATGGGGAGCGGCGACGTCACGCGGTACCTGGGTCGCCACGGCACAGGCCGGGTCGCGAAGGCGGTGCTGCTGTCGCCGATCCCGCCGTTCCTGCTGCGTACGGATGACAACCCCGAGGGCGCGCCGCAGTCGTTGTTCGACGGGTTCCTCCAGGCCGCCCGGGCGGACCGGGAGGTGTGGCTCCAGCAGTTCCTGGAGAAGTTCTACAACCTCGACGTCTACGGCGGGACGCTGGTCAGCGACGAGGCCTTCCAGGCCAGTCTGAACGTGGCCGTCGCCGGATCCCCCGTCGCCGCGGTGGCCTGCATCCCCACCTGGCTCACCGACTTCCGGGAAGACCTGTCCAAGATCGACGTGCCGGTGCTCGTGATCCAGGGCGACCAGGACCGAATCCTGCCCCTGGCGGTGACCGGCCAGCGACTGCCCGCCTTCCTCGGGGACACCAGGCTGCTCGTCATCGAGGGCGGGCCGCACGCCATCGCCTGGACCCACGCCGATCAGGTCAACGCCGCCCTGCTCGACTTCTTCCAGCAGTGA
- a CDS encoding AfsR/SARP family transcriptional regulator, producing MFVDQLDGQRDMGMRGPGRAAVWAEKRSWSPSHTRISFVQTPDRRPPDGPWSHCEFKVFGGLGGRRDGTAVDLGPVRQRIILAKLLAAGGDAVSLDAIIDGVWDGEPPASAANQVHRHIGHLRRIFEPDLDVRETGRYLLPAGTGYRLVLGTEDSDLAMYRELVRRAREALAGGDVVAGVRAYLTALELGRSPAFTDLPASALSSPDLVAVERERVAVALAAGEAAIAHGMAAAALTPLLSVAAAAPLDEALQACLMRAYVATGHRAEGVRVFEQTRRRLVEELGVDPGPELRESYRELLAGGWAPLDEPRPPEDPRPAQLPPPVAGFVRRSDLAAALDDQLSDAFGNATIVITALGGMGGIGKTALAVHWAHQIADRFPDGQLYLNLRGLDPDGRFMSPEDALATLLASLGEPAVSAPQENVEAQAARYRSRLSGRRVLILLDNARDSDQVRPLLPASQGCLVIVTSRHRMMSLVTREGARYLQVDRLTGAESRQLLINRLGARRATADPDALDMVITVCAGLPLALAIVAARVALNPALPLSAVVGEVSAPSARLDALSSVDASDDVRSVFSWSYRALEPSTAHMFRALGAHPGPVISLEAGASIAGIGRRRSRELLTELVTANLLTESQAGRYVLHDLLRAYAGELLDEAKERPECEQRLIQHYLHSARSAYATHHRPPVGIVGEPPSEVTPESFDSVPPAAAWYARERAALWATIDLAIAHGLRRDAAAMVLAASAPGSDSIPAGRAQTILAILDMVGVLGEPLMEAELLRTAGEVLAPLPQADGYLHRALSIFEGAGELAGQADVLRNLAMLSLPRGDYAAADTYGERSVSLARQTGRQELLAVSLLTLTRARLGSERFEAGTRAGEEGLAIAVAEHLDHLKIYYAQLVAESCWKLGRYERAVEVADWGLTEGVCESNGPRCAIAAILAWAAFDLGDRVRAERGCRQFESLIADNGFRELIEFSGIEAAEGYRDMVAYVRARLSLMGVSS from the coding sequence GTGTTCGTCGACCAGCTCGACGGACAGCGAGACATGGGGATGCGAGGCCCGGGACGAGCCGCAGTTTGGGCGGAAAAGCGAAGCTGGTCCCCCTCTCACACTAGGATTTCATTCGTGCAGACGCCCGACCGCAGGCCCCCGGACGGGCCGTGGTCCCACTGCGAGTTCAAGGTCTTCGGCGGTCTCGGCGGCCGGCGGGACGGCACGGCGGTCGATCTCGGCCCGGTGCGACAGCGGATCATCCTGGCCAAGCTCCTTGCCGCCGGGGGTGACGCGGTCAGCCTCGACGCCATCATCGACGGGGTGTGGGACGGAGAACCGCCGGCCAGCGCCGCCAACCAGGTCCACCGGCACATCGGGCACCTCCGGCGGATCTTCGAACCGGACCTGGACGTCCGCGAAACCGGTCGGTACCTCCTACCGGCCGGTACGGGCTACCGGCTGGTCCTCGGGACCGAGGACTCCGATCTGGCCATGTATCGCGAGTTGGTGCGCAGGGCCCGCGAGGCACTCGCCGGCGGGGACGTCGTGGCCGGCGTGCGGGCGTACCTGACGGCTCTGGAACTCGGCCGCAGCCCCGCGTTCACCGACCTTCCGGCCAGTGCGTTGAGCTCGCCGGATCTCGTCGCGGTCGAACGGGAGCGCGTCGCGGTGGCGCTCGCGGCCGGCGAAGCCGCGATCGCCCACGGCATGGCCGCCGCCGCGTTGACCCCGCTGCTGAGTGTGGCCGCCGCGGCGCCGTTGGACGAGGCGCTGCAGGCGTGCCTGATGCGTGCGTACGTGGCGACCGGTCACCGGGCGGAGGGGGTACGGGTCTTCGAGCAGACCCGTCGACGTCTCGTCGAGGAACTGGGCGTGGACCCGGGGCCGGAACTGCGGGAGTCGTACCGGGAACTGCTCGCCGGCGGCTGGGCCCCGCTGGACGAGCCGCGCCCGCCCGAGGACCCCCGCCCCGCGCAGCTGCCGCCGCCGGTCGCGGGCTTCGTCCGGCGCAGCGACCTGGCCGCCGCACTCGACGACCAACTGTCCGACGCGTTCGGCAACGCGACGATCGTGATCACTGCACTCGGCGGCATGGGCGGCATCGGAAAGACCGCCCTCGCCGTGCACTGGGCCCACCAGATCGCCGACAGGTTCCCCGACGGCCAGTTGTACCTGAACCTGAGAGGCCTGGATCCGGACGGGCGTTTCATGTCACCCGAGGACGCGCTGGCCACACTGCTCGCGTCACTGGGCGAGCCGGCGGTCTCCGCACCGCAGGAGAACGTCGAGGCGCAGGCGGCCCGTTACCGCAGTCGCCTCTCCGGCCGTCGCGTCCTGATCCTGCTGGACAACGCGCGCGACTCCGATCAGGTCCGCCCGTTGCTGCCCGCCTCCCAGGGCTGTCTGGTCATCGTGACGAGTCGCCACCGGATGATGAGCTTGGTCACCCGCGAGGGTGCCCGTTACCTGCAGGTCGATCGACTGACCGGGGCCGAGTCCCGGCAGCTTCTGATCAACCGGCTGGGTGCCCGCCGCGCCACCGCGGACCCGGACGCACTGGACATGGTGATCACGGTCTGTGCCGGGCTGCCGCTCGCACTCGCGATCGTCGCGGCCCGCGTGGCACTCAATCCCGCCCTGCCGTTGAGCGCCGTCGTCGGCGAGGTCTCGGCGCCGTCCGCCAGACTCGACGCGTTGTCCAGCGTCGATGCCTCCGACGATGTCCGGTCGGTGTTCTCGTGGTCGTACCGTGCCCTCGAACCATCAACGGCGCACATGTTCCGCGCCCTGGGCGCCCACCCGGGTCCGGTGATCTCGCTCGAGGCGGGGGCCAGCATCGCCGGAATCGGTCGTCGCAGGTCACGCGAACTACTCACTGAGCTGGTGACCGCGAATCTGCTCACCGAGTCGCAGGCCGGACGGTACGTTCTGCATGATCTGTTGCGGGCCTACGCAGGTGAGCTTCTCGACGAAGCAAAGGAACGACCGGAGTGCGAGCAGCGGCTCATCCAGCATTACCTGCACTCTGCCCGCAGTGCGTACGCCACGCACCACCGGCCGCCGGTCGGCATCGTCGGTGAACCGCCGTCGGAGGTGACGCCGGAATCGTTCGACAGCGTGCCACCGGCAGCCGCGTGGTACGCCCGGGAGCGGGCCGCCCTGTGGGCGACGATCGATCTGGCCATCGCACATGGCCTGCGACGCGACGCGGCGGCCATGGTCCTCGCCGCCTCGGCGCCCGGCAGCGACTCCATACCGGCCGGCCGGGCGCAGACCATCCTCGCGATCCTCGACATGGTCGGCGTGCTCGGCGAGCCGCTGATGGAGGCCGAACTTCTGCGCACCGCCGGCGAGGTCCTCGCCCCGCTGCCGCAGGCCGACGGGTATCTGCACCGAGCGTTGTCGATCTTCGAAGGCGCCGGCGAACTCGCCGGACAAGCCGACGTCCTGCGCAACCTCGCCATGCTCTCGTTGCCGCGCGGCGACTACGCGGCCGCCGACACCTACGGTGAACGCTCCGTGAGTCTCGCCCGGCAGACGGGGCGTCAGGAACTGCTCGCCGTTTCGCTGCTGACACTCACGCGCGCGCGCCTGGGCTCCGAGCGATTCGAGGCCGGCACCCGGGCCGGAGAGGAAGGGCTGGCCATCGCGGTGGCGGAGCACCTCGATCACTTGAAGATCTACTACGCGCAGCTCGTCGCGGAGTCTTGCTGGAAGCTCGGCCGGTACGAGCGAGCGGTCGAGGTGGCCGACTGGGGACTGACGGAGGGCGTCTGCGAGTCGAACGGCCCCCGGTGTGCCATCGCGGCGATCCTCGCCTGGGCCGCGTTCGATCTGGGCGACCGGGTTCGCGCGGAACGGGGGTGCCGGCAGTTCGAGAGCCTGATCGCCGACAACGGCTTCCGGGAACTCATCGAGTTCTCCGGCATCGAGGCGGCCGAGGGATACCGCGACATGGTGGCGTATGTCCGGGCCCGGCTGAGCTTGATGGGCGTTTCGTCGTAG